The genomic region TGGCTAGACGGCTCTAGCGGCGATCTGGTGGGAAGTCGAATTTGCGACCTCAAAGGACTCCACTTTCGGAACACCTTCAACCACCTTCGACAGGGTCTTCAAGATCTCAGGATACTTCTCGCGGCCGTAAGCCTCCGCATCCTCTTTCCTATCCCAGAAACTCAGGGCGACCACCTCGTTACGTTCCGGGGCGACGAGAGTGATCTCATCCCTAAATCCCTTTTGTTTCCGGAGAACAGGAATAACCTCATTCTCAAGTGTGCGGGTAAACTCAGGCGCACAATTGACCTTCAGCTTTATTGCGACGTTGCGAGTATACATATCAACCTCCTTGGTTGGACTGGTGAGAGGGCTGAATTTGGGGGGGCTTACTTGAAGAATTTCAGGTAACCGAGGAGGGAACCCTATGCCTGGCTTCCGTCTTTACCGCTATGATGGTCGGGCACTTTTTGGATCCATTGATGCCTCCGCTGCCCGACTCAGCACTTTACTATCAACCTATATTCGGAAGAAAGATAGGGGTTGATCAAAATAAATTACCCGCTGGTTTTCTCCCAATCCATTAGACACCTTCGATCAATTTTGGAACACGGAGATTTGCCATGCACTGCCTCTAGCACAGGAGCAGAGAAAGTGTCAGTCTTCGTAAGACCAGACAGCTTGTCCCCAAGTCATCGCCCGGACATCCACACCAGTCCGGCTTGGGCGGCTAAGCCTTCGCCGTGCGGAACTCCCATCCGGAAACAACCCGCCGGTTATCTCGGCGCACAAGGAGAATAAACATGAAGCAGGATGCACGAAAAAATTTGCATAGGCGGAAGCGACAAGAGAAGCGCCTTGCTATGAAAAAGTACATAGCGGAGAAGAAATCAAAGGCGATGGTTACGTGAAAAGCGAAGAATGGGAAGGCATGGTTGCGCATTTGAGCAAACGTGACAATGAATCTATTGAGGAGACCAGAATGAAAATCGCTCTTTACTACGCCCCCAACACCTGCGCGCTCGCGCCCTATGTCACCTTGACCGAAGCGGGCGCCGATTTCGAGGTCCGGGCGCTCAACTACCGCAAGCGGGAGCATTTCACGCCCGAGTATCTGAAAATCAACCCGAAGCACAAGGTGCCGACGTTGGTGGTCGACGGCAGGATACTGACCGAGAACGTCGCCATTCATCAATGGGTCCATCGGACCTTCCCCGACGCGAAGATCCTGCCCAGCGATCCGTGGGACGAGTTGAAGGCGGTCTCGCTACACGCCTGGTGTGCCAGCGGCATCCACCCCTTTCTGAGCCGGATCAACAACCCGCCCAAGGTCTGCGACGGCGCGGCCGACAGCGTGATCAAGCTCGCGACGGAAGGTCTGTTCGAGAATTTCGGCATCGCCGACGAGATGCTGGCCGGGCGCCAGTACTTCTTCGACCATTTCACCGCCCCGGACGCCCATTTCTTCTGGTGCTGCCGCCGCGCCACCCAGTTGGAGGTGGACATTTCGGGCTTTCCCAACGTCGCGGCGCATTTCAAGCGCATGCAGGAGCGCCCGAGCGTCAAGAAGCTGCTCGGCTTCGAGAAAGAAGTGCAGGAAGGGTTTGCCAACACGGCCTAGGCAACTATCGATCTGCAACGACAAGGCTCCCGAACCCTTTTTTACCCTAAAAAAAAAGGGGCAACCCGACCGGTTGCCCCTTTGACTACTTACGTAACGCGAAAACTACCAGCGATCGCGTCCGCCGCCCCTGTTCCCGCCGCGTCCACCGCCCCCCCCGCCGCCGTCGCGCTTCTGCATCGGCTTGGCCTCGTTCACCACCAAAGTACGGCCGTCCAATTGCGTGCCGTTCAGCGCCGAGATCGCCTTTTGGGCCTCGTCGCCCGACGACATCTCGACAAAGCCGAAACCGCGGGATTGACCCGTGAACTTATCCGAGATCACGTTCGCGGACTGTACCGTGCCGTGCTCCGTGAAAAGTTCCTGTAAACGCCCTTCCGTTACGGAATAAGGCAAACCACCGACATATAATTTATTACCCATGTTCTCCTCCTAAGAGACTGTTATGGTCTTTGCTCCTCAGAACCTGACTGCAAATGCGAGAACATGGGTTTTTAAACTTATTAAAACCACGCCCTGGTCGGATTGTCATTTAGAGATCATTCGCAAGGAGAGAGACTGACAAGAGGCCTTCAAACTTTTTGCTTTCCTCAGAAGGCCGTATACTGAAGAAGATAATGCACTGTACGCGGTGCCGCACGCGATGTCAACTCCGATTGCGAAATAAATGCCGCGGGCGGGAAACTTTCTTTCGCCGCGAAGCAGGCAGCTGTATCCTATATCCCTCGGAGATGGTAAGATGAATCATCACGAACATCGTACCGGACTTCTCCTCCCTTTGGTTCGTAATCCGGACTAATCAAGCACGAGCTGGAAAACTTCGCTTCACCCGGGCTCCAGCGGAATATGGAGATTCGCATGAGGTTGACGGTCGGCAATAAGGTTGTTTATCCGGGCCGGGGACCCTGTCTCATCGGCGCGGTCATCAATAAAGTCGTTTGTGGAACGTCGGCAAGCTTTTACCGATTGACACTCCTGGACGACAGCAGCGCCGAGTTATTCGTGCCGGTCGAAAAGTCGAGCGATCTGCAAATCCGGTCATTGCTGGACCGATCCGAGATTCCCAAGCTACTGGCCAAT from Candidatus Binatia bacterium harbors:
- a CDS encoding RNA-binding protein; this translates as MGNKLYVGGLPYSVTEGRLQELFTEHGTVQSANVISDKFTGQSRGFGFVEMSSGDEAQKAISALNGTQLDGRTLVVNEAKPMQKRDGGGGGGGRGGNRGGGRDRW
- a CDS encoding glutathione S-transferase family protein; this translates as MKIALYYAPNTCALAPYVTLTEAGADFEVRALNYRKREHFTPEYLKINPKHKVPTLVVDGRILTENVAIHQWVHRTFPDAKILPSDPWDELKAVSLHAWCASGIHPFLSRINNPPKVCDGAADSVIKLATEGLFENFGIADEMLAGRQYFFDHFTAPDAHFFWCCRRATQLEVDISGFPNVAAHFKRMQERPSVKKLLGFEKEVQEGFANTA